In Pyrus communis chromosome 1, drPyrComm1.1, whole genome shotgun sequence, the following are encoded in one genomic region:
- the LOC137735510 gene encoding GDSL esterase/lipase At2g23540-like — protein sequence MQNLYMLGARKFGIISIPPIGCCPNLRASSKKSGDCREDLNKLAQSFFISLKDLLRNMSSKLEGMKYSLGNAYEMTMSILEDPLAFGFKDVQSACCGSGKFSGELPCFFLIGPNLCANQREYLFWDSYHPTEYASELAALTLYGGGTRFVTPMNFSRLVATHVNITS from the exons ATGCAGAATTTATACATGCTAGGAGCTCGGAAATTTGGGATTATAAGTATTCCTCCAATTGGATGCTGTCCTAATTTACGTGCTTCATCAAAGAAGTCGGGTGATTGTAGAGAAGATCTAAACAAGCTCGCTCAATCCTTTTTCATTTCACTTAAGGATCTTCTGCGAAACATGAGTTCAAAATTGGAAGGGATGAAATACTCACTCGGGAATGCTTATGAAATGACCATGAGTATCCTTGAAGACCCATTAGCCTTCG GCTTCAAGGACGTCCAATCAGCCTGCTGTGGATCAGGAAAGTTCAGTGGAGAATTGCCATGCTTTTTTCTCATTGGCCCCAACCTTTGTGCGAATCAGCGCGAGTACTTGTTCTGGGACAGTTATCATCCCACTGAATATGCTTCGGAATTGGCAGCACTTACCCTCTATGGTGGAGGAACAAGATTTGTCACACCCATGAATTTCAGTCGGTTGGTGGCTACTCATGTTAACATCACTTCCTAA